The following are encoded in a window of Risungbinella massiliensis genomic DNA:
- a CDS encoding RsfA family transcriptional regulator, producing MTAKRQDAWTPEDDMILAEVTLRHIREGGTQLSAFEEVAERLGRTPAACGFRWNSAVRKQYEPAIQVAKTQRQKRNKERMRVQTVFSEPITPAYSEEYMMPTGIEEDQTYSLDHIIRFLRQHKNEVHEMRRQQKQLEKELDERERECKRLERENYEMRMQLDHVENDYQSVNDDYRMLMQIMERARKKAWMEEPPSRKRSNTENQLSPTLEDSDS from the coding sequence GTGACCGCGAAACGTCAAGATGCCTGGACTCCAGAAGATGATATGATTTTGGCTGAGGTGACACTACGGCATATCCGTGAAGGAGGGACGCAACTTTCGGCATTTGAAGAAGTTGCGGAACGTCTAGGGAGAACCCCAGCTGCTTGTGGATTCCGTTGGAATAGTGCCGTACGAAAGCAATATGAACCTGCAATCCAGGTTGCAAAGACTCAAAGACAAAAGCGAAACAAAGAGAGAATGCGTGTACAAACGGTTTTTTCTGAGCCGATTACTCCTGCATACTCAGAAGAGTATATGATGCCAACTGGAATAGAGGAGGATCAGACCTACTCATTGGATCATATCATTCGTTTTTTACGTCAACATAAGAATGAAGTACACGAAATGAGACGCCAGCAAAAACAACTAGAAAAAGAGCTAGATGAACGCGAGAGAGAGTGCAAGCGTCTGGAACGAGAAAATTATGAAATGAGAATGCAGCTAGACCATGTGGAGAATGACTATCAGAGTGTGAATGATGATTATCGCATGCTGATGCAAATAATGGAACGAGCTCGCAAAAAGGCTTGGATGGAGGAGCCACCTTCTCGGAAACGCTCCAACACAGAAAACCAACTTAGCCCTACATTAGAAGACTCTGATTCCTAA
- a CDS encoding acetyl-CoA carboxylase biotin carboxylase subunit produces the protein MQKVLIANRGEIALRIIRTCQKLGIQTVAVYSEADSKSLFVRAADESVLIGPSPVQQSYLQMDRILEAARQKGADAIHPGYGLLSENSVFAQKVEDAGLIWIGPKPEVIAWMGDKAVARAKMCEVGVPLVPGTKVLSTLEKALSEARGIGYPVLLKASGGGGGMGMYPCHSEAELIKYYAVAVDRAKVMFGNATVFLEKYLPSARHIEVQIAADRSGKVVHLGERDCSVQRRHQKIIEESPAPYLPEAVRERLVETAVRAASAIGYENVGTVEFLVDSQNQIYFLEMNTRLQVEHTVTEAVTGIDLVEWQLLLAEGKELPLSQRDIKFQGHAMEFRICAEDPTTFFPSPGTITKWLTPTGTAHRLDSAVESGSIVTPFYDSLMAKWIVSGSNREETIRTTLESFAKWEIAGVKSNMPLLKKILENPVFQSGEHDTKIIETISKAK, from the coding sequence ATGCAAAAAGTTTTAATCGCCAATCGCGGTGAAATTGCACTTAGAATTATCCGAACCTGTCAAAAGTTAGGAATCCAAACGGTGGCTGTTTATTCTGAAGCAGATAGCAAATCACTTTTCGTGCGAGCAGCAGATGAGTCTGTTCTGATTGGTCCATCCCCTGTTCAGCAAAGCTATCTTCAGATGGATCGAATCCTTGAGGCTGCACGACAAAAAGGGGCAGATGCAATCCATCCCGGTTATGGTCTCTTATCGGAAAATAGTGTATTTGCTCAAAAAGTAGAGGATGCAGGTCTCATTTGGATTGGACCTAAGCCGGAAGTGATAGCTTGGATGGGCGATAAAGCAGTTGCCCGTGCTAAGATGTGTGAAGTAGGTGTCCCACTGGTTCCGGGCACTAAAGTTCTCTCCACTTTAGAGAAAGCGCTTTCAGAAGCGAGGGGAATAGGGTACCCTGTCCTCCTGAAAGCAAGTGGGGGTGGAGGTGGCATGGGTATGTATCCTTGCCATTCTGAAGCAGAGTTAATAAAGTATTATGCCGTAGCAGTAGACCGAGCGAAAGTGATGTTTGGTAATGCCACTGTCTTTTTGGAGAAATATTTACCATCTGCTCGTCATATTGAAGTACAAATCGCAGCGGATCGATCAGGGAAGGTAGTTCACTTAGGAGAACGAGATTGTTCCGTTCAACGACGCCATCAAAAAATAATCGAAGAGAGTCCAGCGCCTTATTTACCAGAAGCAGTGAGAGAGCGATTAGTAGAGACTGCTGTTCGAGCAGCTAGTGCCATTGGTTATGAGAATGTGGGAACGGTTGAGTTTCTAGTCGATTCTCAAAATCAGATCTATTTTCTTGAAATGAACACCAGATTGCAAGTAGAGCACACCGTGACTGAAGCAGTAACTGGTATCGATCTGGTAGAATGGCAGCTTTTACTTGCTGAAGGGAAAGAACTCCCGCTTTCTCAACGTGATATCAAGTTTCAGGGGCATGCCATGGAGTTTCGGATATGCGCTGAAGACCCAACCACTTTTTTCCCTTCACCAGGAACGATTACCAAATGGTTGACTCCTACAGGAACAGCTCATCGTCTTGACAGTGCGGTCGAATCGGGAAGCATAGTTACCCCATTCTATGACTCCTTGATGGCGAAATGGATTGTAAGCGGTTCCAACAGAGAAGAAACGATTCGCACTACACTCGAATCCTTTGCAAAGTGGGAAATTGCGGGAGTGAAAAGCAACATGCCGCTTTTGAAAAAGATACTAGAAAACCCTGTTTTTCAATCTGGAGAACATGATACCAAAATAATAGAAACGATATCCAAAGCGAAATAA
- a CDS encoding acetyl-CoA carboxylase biotin carboxyl carrier protein subunit: protein MIEIKASMAGTVWKVLVSVGDTVQAGQDVVILESMKMEIPVTVEQTGQVSQIEVAEGQFIGEGEVLLRLEGK from the coding sequence TTGATCGAGATCAAAGCGAGTATGGCAGGTACAGTCTGGAAGGTGTTAGTAAGCGTGGGTGATACCGTACAAGCCGGACAAGATGTGGTGATTCTAGAGTCAATGAAGATGGAGATTCCAGTAACAGTAGAACAGACAGGGCAAGTATCCCAAATAGAAGTAGCGGAGGGGCAGTTTATTGGAGAAGGGGAAGTATTGCTTCGCCTAGAGGGGAAATGA
- a CDS encoding hydroxymethylglutaryl-CoA lyase yields the protein MKVRIVEVGLRDGLQNEAVILSTEQKQMMLRGLRAAGLEEIELTSFVHPKWIPALADAEAFLQSISFEDASYRALVPNYKGFLRAQVFALSEIAIFLSASETHNRKNVNRSISESLTELMEWVPVAVRQGWKVRAYLSTCYGCPYEGKVSLISVSQIVEELLKIGVYEVSLGDTIGVATPQKVKEVLQALGGNFSKEQLAVHFHDTYGMAIANTHVALDLGITTIDSSIGGLGGCPYAPGASGNLATEDLVYFLENSGIRTGVDLEKCVDLGEMLEKILGKRLPSRTFQALRSKRIEFF from the coding sequence ATGAAGGTCAGGATCGTCGAAGTAGGCTTACGTGATGGTTTGCAAAATGAAGCAGTGATTCTTTCAACGGAGCAAAAACAGATGATGTTGAGAGGGCTTCGAGCAGCAGGGCTTGAGGAGATCGAACTTACATCGTTTGTTCATCCTAAGTGGATTCCTGCTCTAGCAGATGCAGAAGCCTTTTTACAAAGTATTTCCTTTGAAGATGCTAGTTACCGAGCGCTCGTTCCGAATTATAAAGGATTTCTACGTGCTCAAGTGTTTGCTCTCTCGGAGATTGCGATATTCTTATCAGCTAGTGAAACCCATAATCGTAAAAACGTGAATCGCTCGATTTCAGAGAGTCTAACAGAGTTGATGGAGTGGGTACCAGTTGCTGTTCGTCAGGGTTGGAAAGTAAGAGCCTATCTATCCACATGCTATGGATGTCCCTATGAAGGGAAAGTCTCTCTGATATCTGTTTCGCAAATCGTAGAAGAGTTATTGAAGATAGGGGTATATGAGGTTTCACTGGGGGATACGATTGGTGTGGCAACACCCCAAAAAGTGAAAGAGGTTCTCCAAGCGTTAGGAGGGAACTTTTCCAAAGAACAATTGGCAGTACATTTTCATGATACCTATGGGATGGCTATTGCCAATACTCATGTTGCTCTCGATCTGGGAATTACTACGATTGATAGCTCAATAGGAGGGCTTGGAGGCTGTCCTTATGCACCAGGTGCCTCTGGTAATCTTGCTACAGAAGACCTAGTTTATTTTCTAGAGAATAGTGGTATTCGCACAGGAGTCGATTTGGAAAAGTGCGTCGATTTGGGTGAAATGTTAGAAAAAATACTAGGCAAACGATTGCCATCTCGTACATTTCAAGCTCTACGTTCCAAAAGGATAGAATTTTTTTAA